One part of the Glycine max cultivar Williams 82 chromosome 14, Glycine_max_v4.0, whole genome shotgun sequence genome encodes these proteins:
- the LOC100792922 gene encoding uncharacterized protein isoform X1 translates to MKPKTTTRYFIIQVKHETLIVLLLSISVKKKKMKSCGKGCVHISNIMHSVRFMSPICVTVTVPNSARPSNRISCIRIHASLVDSSSDFVKRMELAWSISQQSMPIACTSCNSKGHTECKWCGGTGFFIIGDNMLCEVPSRNTSCVVCRGKVLFMMKKFNLNPQMLLPYLLTSLFIGVNLNVNP, encoded by the exons ATGAAACCAAAAACCACTACCCGGTATTTCATTATTCAAGTGAAACATGAAACTCTCATTGTACTACTGCTCTCTATCTCtgtcaagaagaagaaaatgaagtctTGTGGTAAGGGGTGTGTGCACATATCAAACATAATGCACAGTGTAAGGTTCATGTCACCAATATGTGTCACAGTTACTGTGCCTAATAGTGCAAGGCCATCCAATAGGATTTCTTGCATCCGGATCCATGCTTCTTTGGTGGACTCTTCCTCTGATTTTGTTAAGCGCATGGAACTGGCTTGGTCAATCTCTCAG CAATCAATGCCAATTGCTTGTACATCTTGCAACTCTAAAGGGCATACTGAATGTAAATGGTGTGGAGGTACTGGTTTCTTCATTATTGGTGACAACATGCTTTGTGAAGTTCCATCCAGAAACACTAGTTGTGTTGTTTGCAGAGGAAAGGTACTATTTATGATGAAAAAATTTAACCTGAATCCACAAATGTTGTTACCCTACCTATTAACTTCACTATTTATTGGAGTAAACCTCAATGTTAATccttaa